A region from the Bradyrhizobium erythrophlei genome encodes:
- a CDS encoding L,D-transpeptidase family protein, which produces MVRVNEYKAVGAGRLWRVAFLTAAAAIGTTARAEAALYDWSDSDTGYFRPGPITQPRRQKPSRHQAKKIVPPGKESAKPQGPVIIAISIEKQHLKIYDANGFFAEAPVSTGMKGHSTPMGVFSVIQKQKLHHSNIYSGAPMPYMQRITWSGIAIHAGVLPGYPASHGCIRMPMAFAMKMWNWTRMGARVVVTPGEITPASFSHPLLVTQKVAPQPAAEPQADAPPAPKSDKASEADTPIEPAISQAKLELRSTVGHAGGAKSIIGEPPGATSLLGQTHTADASGGTAAAKLAITITDAVSSGGNATPPAEFKPDSAPVAADASKPDAKAATNPQTAASETEPVAAKRAEAKSSGDKPSDAIGVEFKSQETATGDAGKQPDHAVVAVQPVPDAAKADVSATGSTISEERPAEKKLGAKADDVKINSQKPDVPQANDKPGEAAKATTGIGPIAPAPDSKKDQTRLPDIAKPAAGKNDTAVVPKRTGQIAVFISRKDSKIYVRQNFAPLFDAPVKIAPSDRPLGTHVFTAEIDKLDANLVHWSVVSLPTPSRYAERRTEDERPSRRHKIAGTAVVEAKPVPDSPAEALDRITIASDTMARITEALSTGASIIVSDQGISAGETGEGTDFIVSLR; this is translated from the coding sequence ATGGTACGCGTGAACGAGTACAAGGCTGTTGGTGCCGGACGGCTTTGGCGAGTAGCGTTTCTAACGGCAGCCGCCGCGATCGGTACCACGGCCCGGGCGGAAGCCGCACTGTATGACTGGTCGGATTCCGATACCGGCTATTTTCGACCGGGTCCAATCACGCAGCCCCGGCGGCAAAAGCCGTCCCGCCATCAGGCCAAGAAAATCGTGCCCCCCGGGAAGGAATCGGCCAAGCCGCAAGGGCCGGTCATCATCGCGATCTCGATCGAAAAGCAACACCTCAAAATCTACGACGCCAATGGGTTCTTTGCGGAAGCTCCGGTTTCCACGGGCATGAAGGGCCATTCGACGCCGATGGGCGTCTTCAGCGTCATTCAGAAACAGAAGCTGCACCATTCCAACATCTATAGTGGCGCGCCGATGCCCTATATGCAGCGGATCACCTGGTCGGGCATTGCCATCCACGCCGGCGTGCTTCCCGGTTATCCGGCGTCGCACGGCTGCATCCGCATGCCGATGGCATTCGCCATGAAGATGTGGAACTGGACCAGAATGGGCGCGCGGGTGGTGGTCACGCCCGGCGAGATAACCCCTGCCAGCTTTTCGCATCCGCTGTTGGTGACGCAGAAGGTAGCGCCGCAGCCTGCAGCCGAGCCGCAGGCTGACGCGCCGCCCGCCCCGAAATCCGACAAGGCGTCGGAGGCCGACACGCCGATCGAGCCCGCAATTTCGCAAGCGAAGCTCGAATTGAGATCGACCGTCGGCCACGCCGGCGGCGCAAAGTCCATCATCGGCGAACCGCCGGGCGCCACATCCTTGCTTGGCCAGACGCATACCGCGGACGCTAGCGGCGGCACGGCCGCGGCCAAACTGGCGATCACGATCACCGACGCAGTATCATCCGGCGGCAATGCGACGCCGCCCGCCGAGTTCAAACCCGATAGCGCGCCGGTGGCAGCCGATGCGTCAAAGCCTGATGCGAAGGCGGCCACCAATCCGCAAACGGCGGCATCCGAGACCGAGCCGGTCGCCGCGAAGCGCGCCGAAGCCAAATCGTCCGGCGACAAGCCGTCAGACGCCATAGGTGTCGAATTCAAATCACAGGAAACCGCGACGGGTGACGCCGGAAAGCAACCGGACCATGCTGTCGTCGCCGTGCAACCGGTGCCCGATGCCGCGAAGGCCGATGTATCGGCAACCGGAAGCACGATCAGTGAAGAGAGGCCGGCCGAGAAAAAACTCGGGGCGAAGGCGGATGATGTCAAGATAAACTCACAGAAGCCGGACGTGCCGCAAGCGAACGACAAGCCTGGCGAGGCCGCCAAGGCGACGACAGGCATCGGCCCCATCGCTCCGGCTCCCGATTCGAAGAAAGACCAGACCCGCCTGCCCGACATCGCGAAGCCGGCTGCCGGCAAAAACGACACGGCGGTGGTGCCAAAGCGCACCGGCCAGATTGCGGTGTTCATCAGCCGCAAGGATTCAAAAATCTATGTGCGGCAGAATTTCGCGCCGCTGTTCGACGCGCCCGTGAAGATTGCCCCGAGCGACCGGCCGCTGGGCACGCATGTGTTTACGGCTGAGATCGACAAGCTTGATGCCAATCTCGTGCATTGGTCGGTGGTCTCGCTCCCCACGCCCTCGCGCTACGCCGAACGGCGTACCGAGGACGAACGCCCCTCGCGCCGGCACAAGATCGCGGGCACAGCCGTCGTCGAGGCAAAGCCAGTGCCGGATAGCCCCGCGGAGGCGCTGGACCGCATCACCATCGCCTCGGATACGATGGCGCGAATTACGGAAGCGCTTTCGACCGGCGCCTCGATCATCGTTTCCGATCAGGGCATCAGCGCCGGCGAAACCGGCGAAGGAACGGACTTCATCGTTTCGCTGCGCTAG
- a CDS encoding ferredoxin family protein — protein MTYVVTDNCRGCRYTECVTVCPVECFHIDAAMTYIDPENCIDCGGCVPVCPVGAIEPDYRLPADKKFWIDVNRKRAAQTPVVSARLPPLPGADERRQALGR, from the coding sequence ATGACATATGTGGTGACGGATAACTGCCGAGGCTGTCGATACACGGAATGTGTCACCGTCTGCCCGGTGGAGTGTTTCCATATCGACGCCGCCATGACCTATATCGATCCGGAGAACTGCATCGACTGTGGCGGATGTGTGCCGGTCTGCCCCGTCGGGGCCATCGAGCCCGATTACCGCCTGCCCGCGGACAAAAAATTCTGGATCGACGTCAACCGCAAGCGGGCGGCTCAAACGCCCGTCGTCAGCGCGCGCCTGCCGCCGTTGCCCGGCGCCGACGAGCGCAGGCAGGCCCTGGGACGATGA
- a CDS encoding FAD-dependent oxidoreductase, with the protein MTRPVLGAAGASSFRIAVIGSGPSGFYTTEALFRAGAPVAVDMFEQLPVPYGLVRFGVAPDHPKLKQVTAAFDRIATTPGFRFIGAVAVGRDVTIDELRDSYDAVILATGADVSRPLDIPGESLRGCHHAGDFVAWYNGHPDFRDLEINLDHEAATVIGHGNVALDVARMLAKTADELRRTDIARHALDILAESRIREIHVVGRGRPAQAKFSAKELRDFLELDQCDAAIDGSALTLDDFEPDNPGDAELVEKLALLRAFSQRVLTKPRRCLFRFGLSPVAVRGQRRVEAIAFMQQPSATVEQIDCGLIFRSVGRRTAPMAGVPYDEHRGVHANIGGRVAIGPQVLAGLYVCGWSKRGPNGTIGTNRDCGMATAAAVLADLPARPGPRLSAPDLLLARLRTRVARIVSYEDWTTIDAAEKRQGALLGKPREKFVSVPDMLAAMQA; encoded by the coding sequence ATGACGCGACCTGTCCTTGGCGCGGCGGGTGCAAGCTCCTTTCGGATCGCCGTAATCGGCAGCGGACCGAGCGGCTTCTACACGACGGAAGCCTTGTTTCGCGCGGGCGCGCCGGTGGCCGTCGATATGTTCGAGCAACTCCCCGTGCCCTACGGGCTGGTGCGGTTCGGGGTCGCGCCGGACCACCCGAAGCTCAAACAGGTCACGGCAGCCTTCGACAGGATCGCAACAACACCCGGGTTCCGTTTCATCGGCGCGGTCGCGGTCGGGCGCGATGTGACGATCGACGAGCTGCGCGACAGCTACGACGCCGTCATCCTTGCCACCGGCGCCGATGTCAGCCGACCTCTGGATATCCCAGGCGAATCGCTGCGTGGGTGCCATCACGCCGGCGATTTCGTCGCCTGGTACAATGGTCACCCAGATTTTCGCGATCTCGAGATCAACCTCGACCATGAGGCCGCGACCGTCATCGGCCATGGCAACGTCGCCCTCGACGTTGCGCGCATGCTTGCCAAGACCGCCGATGAATTGCGGCGGACGGATATCGCCCGCCATGCGCTCGATATCCTGGCGGAAAGTCGGATTCGCGAGATCCATGTCGTCGGACGTGGCAGGCCGGCGCAAGCGAAGTTCAGCGCAAAGGAGTTGCGCGATTTCCTTGAATTGGACCAGTGCGACGCCGCGATCGACGGAAGCGCCCTCACGCTGGATGATTTCGAGCCGGACAATCCCGGCGATGCGGAACTGGTCGAGAAGCTGGCGCTGCTCCGCGCGTTTTCGCAGCGGGTTTTGACCAAGCCACGGCGGTGCCTCTTCCGCTTTGGCCTTTCGCCCGTCGCCGTCCGCGGGCAACGCCGGGTGGAGGCGATCGCTTTCATGCAACAGCCGTCAGCGACAGTTGAACAGATCGACTGCGGCCTAATATTTCGCAGCGTCGGCCGCCGGACCGCGCCGATGGCCGGGGTTCCTTATGACGAGCACCGGGGCGTGCACGCCAACATCGGAGGACGCGTGGCCATCGGCCCGCAAGTGCTCGCCGGCCTATATGTCTGCGGATGGAGCAAGCGCGGCCCAAACGGCACGATCGGCACCAACCGCGACTGCGGCATGGCTACCGCCGCGGCAGTCCTTGCGGATCTGCCCGCCCGGCCGGGTCCGCGTTTGAGCGCCCCTGATCTGTTGCTGGCGCGGCTGCGCACGCGCGTCGCACGCATCGTCAGCTACGAAGATTGGACCACGATCGATGCGGCCGAAAAACGTCAGGGCGCCCTGCTCGGCAAGCCGCGGGAGAAATTCGTTTCGGTCCCCGACATGCTGGCGGCGATGCAGGCATAA
- a CDS encoding AraC family transcriptional regulator, whose translation MGMLGNSVDKYVTGRMLQTSNDRRWSHLLAERWSHEAGELPSQLPRDTEIAILLRGNSVVDREGAGMRQRTHARKGTVWLCPAGVREDFIRVEDHIPECLHLFLPGKPFDDMLLKDLDIDPSGISIRYESIDHDTFIDYVADQILGELAAESSTGRLLIESLSSALSAHLVHSYSATAVRLKHNNAGHKALDPKRLSRVTEFIEASVEREFTVKDLASVACMSPAHFSRSFKAATGNAPHEYVSRQRLDLAKRLLATSDRRLVDIAYTTGFSSQANFNRAFRKAVGTTPGLYRAQKLRD comes from the coding sequence ATGGGTATGCTTGGCAACTCTGTCGATAAATATGTTACCGGCAGAATGCTTCAGACGTCCAACGACCGGCGATGGTCGCACCTGCTCGCGGAGCGATGGAGCCACGAGGCGGGGGAACTGCCTTCGCAATTGCCACGGGATACCGAAATCGCGATCCTGCTGCGCGGCAATTCGGTCGTGGACCGGGAAGGCGCGGGAATGCGCCAGCGCACCCACGCCAGAAAGGGCACCGTGTGGCTTTGCCCGGCCGGCGTCCGTGAAGACTTCATCCGCGTTGAGGACCACATCCCGGAATGCCTTCATCTTTTTCTTCCGGGCAAACCCTTCGACGATATGCTGTTGAAGGATCTGGATATCGACCCGTCCGGAATCTCGATCCGTTACGAGAGCATCGATCACGACACCTTCATTGACTATGTCGCGGACCAAATCCTCGGGGAACTCGCGGCGGAGTCCTCCACCGGCCGGCTCTTGATCGAAAGCCTCAGCAGCGCCCTGTCAGCCCATCTGGTGCACAGCTACTCGGCCACCGCCGTTCGGCTGAAGCACAACAATGCTGGTCACAAGGCACTGGACCCGAAACGCCTGTCGCGCGTGACGGAGTTCATCGAGGCGTCCGTCGAGCGTGAGTTCACCGTCAAGGATCTGGCGTCCGTGGCCTGCATGAGCCCGGCGCATTTCTCGCGAAGCTTCAAGGCGGCAACCGGAAATGCTCCGCACGAATATGTCAGCCGCCAGCGCCTCGATCTGGCCAAGCGGCTGCTGGCGACCAGCGATCGGAGGCTGGTCGATATCGCCTATACAACGGGATTTTCTTCGCAGGCCAATTTCAACCGCGCCTTCCGCAAGGCCGTCGGGACCACGCCAGGCCTGTACCGGGCGCAGAAGCTTCGCGATTAG
- a CDS encoding molybdopterin-containing oxidoreductase family protein, whose amino-acid sequence MARTTVVGACPHDCPDTCSILTTVEDGKAIAVRGHPDHPFTRGRLCVKVNNYEERVYSDKRVLYPLKRVGPKGTRQFQRISWDEALETIASRWKAITAEHGAQAILPYSYLGTQGVINGLNVGDPLFNKLGATVLERTFCDSGSCTAYMMTIGPTPGVDPESFVHSKYIILWACNTLSTNSHHWPFIEQARKAGARLVVIDPVRTRTARLADWHIPIRPGTDAALALAMIHVIIKENLVDRDYIDKHTVGYDELVERVSSYTPEFASQETGIPVDDILKLAREYATTPPSVVRIGVAVERHAGGGQTVRAIACLPALIGAWKHVGGGLLQLPVWAFPVKWDVLMRPDLQPETMRVLNSWRLGPALTGETGFDPPIKALFVYNANPMAMVTEQAKLEQGLEREDLFTVVSEHFLTDTAKYADIVLPATTQLEQKDIMFSWGHLYLSYNNQAIEPLGEAVSNTELFRRLAKAMGITDPTFFRTDDEMIEASLDWTNPVLQGITLDTVKASGYARLTMPAADQWAPHRDGNFPTPTGKCEFKSTIAGGGNFVAPLFRQGYNGDQDGTPVDPLPHYIPPNENARTAPALAARYPLSLISPKSHAFLNSNYGNLPAQTAQAGEEQAVLLHPDDAAQRGIEAGAPIRVFNDRGSFEAYATVSPDIMQGVVVAPSGYWQRSNRKAATVHALTPPAFADLGRAPTFSDILVQVGRI is encoded by the coding sequence ATGGCCCGGACCACTGTAGTAGGCGCCTGTCCGCACGATTGCCCGGACACCTGCTCGATCCTGACGACGGTCGAGGACGGCAAGGCCATTGCCGTCCGCGGCCATCCTGATCACCCATTCACGCGCGGACGACTTTGCGTCAAGGTCAACAACTACGAAGAGCGCGTCTACAGCGACAAGCGCGTGCTCTATCCGCTGAAGCGGGTTGGCCCGAAGGGCACGCGGCAGTTTCAGCGGATTTCCTGGGACGAGGCGCTCGAGACGATCGCTTCGCGCTGGAAGGCGATTACCGCCGAACACGGTGCGCAGGCGATCCTGCCCTACAGCTATCTGGGCACGCAGGGTGTGATCAACGGACTGAACGTCGGCGACCCGCTGTTCAACAAGCTCGGCGCCACCGTGCTCGAGCGTACCTTTTGCGACTCGGGCTCATGCACGGCCTACATGATGACGATCGGGCCGACGCCGGGAGTCGATCCCGAAAGCTTCGTGCACTCCAAATATATCATCCTGTGGGCCTGCAATACGCTCAGCACGAACTCACACCACTGGCCGTTCATCGAGCAGGCCAGAAAAGCCGGCGCCAGGCTGGTGGTCATCGATCCCGTGCGGACGCGTACCGCCCGGCTGGCCGACTGGCATATTCCGATCAGGCCTGGCACCGACGCGGCGCTGGCGCTGGCGATGATCCATGTCATCATCAAGGAAAACCTGGTCGACCGCGATTACATCGACAAGCATACCGTCGGCTACGACGAACTCGTCGAACGGGTATCAAGCTACACCCCCGAATTCGCCTCGCAGGAAACGGGCATTCCCGTTGACGACATCCTTAAGCTCGCGCGCGAGTACGCCACCACGCCTCCTTCCGTGGTGCGCATCGGCGTGGCCGTGGAGCGGCACGCCGGCGGCGGCCAGACCGTGCGCGCGATCGCCTGCCTTCCCGCCTTGATCGGCGCATGGAAGCATGTCGGCGGCGGCCTGCTGCAGCTTCCCGTCTGGGCGTTTCCCGTCAAATGGGACGTGCTGATGCGTCCCGACCTGCAGCCGGAAACCATGCGCGTGCTGAACTCGTGGCGCCTTGGGCCGGCGCTGACGGGAGAAACCGGCTTCGACCCGCCGATCAAGGCACTATTCGTCTACAACGCCAACCCGATGGCCATGGTGACCGAACAGGCCAAACTCGAACAGGGGCTCGAACGCGAGGATCTCTTCACCGTCGTCAGCGAACACTTCCTCACCGACACTGCGAAATATGCCGATATCGTTCTGCCCGCGACAACCCAGCTTGAACAGAAGGACATCATGTTCTCGTGGGGACATCTCTATCTGTCCTATAACAACCAGGCGATTGAGCCGCTCGGAGAGGCGGTTTCGAACACGGAGCTGTTCCGTCGTCTTGCAAAGGCGATGGGCATCACGGACCCGACCTTCTTCAGGACCGACGACGAGATGATCGAAGCATCGCTGGATTGGACGAACCCGGTCCTGCAGGGCATCACTCTCGATACGGTCAAGGCAAGCGGCTACGCGCGCCTTACCATGCCAGCAGCGGACCAATGGGCGCCGCATCGCGACGGTAATTTCCCGACACCAACGGGCAAATGCGAATTCAAGTCGACCATCGCCGGCGGTGGCAACTTCGTCGCGCCGCTATTCCGACAGGGCTACAATGGCGACCAGGACGGCACGCCGGTGGATCCCCTGCCGCATTACATCCCGCCGAACGAGAATGCCCGGACGGCCCCTGCCCTCGCGGCACGCTACCCACTCAGTCTGATCTCGCCGAAGAGCCACGCGTTCCTGAACTCGAACTACGGCAATCTGCCCGCGCAGACCGCGCAAGCGGGAGAGGAACAGGCCGTGTTGCTGCACCCGGATGATGCCGCCCAACGTGGAATCGAGGCCGGAGCGCCCATTCGCGTGTTCAACGATCGCGGCTCGTTCGAGGCCTATGCGACGGTTTCGCCCGATATCATGCAAGGGGTCGTGGTGGCGCCCTCGGGTTACTGGCAGCGGTCCAACCGCAAGGCCGCGACCGTTCACGCGCTCACGCCGCCCGCTTTCGCCGACCTGGGCCGTGCCCCGACTTTCTCGGACATCCTCGTCCAGGTCGGGAGAATTTGA